The following proteins are co-located in the Microcystis wesenbergii NRERC-220 genome:
- a CDS encoding AAA-like domain-containing protein, which produces MEKPEKQRRRRGVVLTPTGLEKLLTAKQEAEYRDNRGHRFTLEVLSEKTLLGVDTLMKVFACESGVDKQTLKHCFQAFNLTLENSDYYRPNLLETNTINPQLLPELPEGQVPLDSLLYINRNNLEQTCYQEILRGGSLIRINAARKMGKTSLITRIINHAQQQQYHTLYFSFRLAESSIFQDLNHWMRWLCVSISRQLDLDNHLPQDWDEFLGGKINCKIYLEKHILSHLDHPLVLAFDDLEYLLSYPQLGEEFFSILHLWHEEGKNKPLWQKLRLIVAYSPAQELDKTSDTYQSPFSLGLPIELPNFTSAQVRELSQRQGLDQNFDSEKLRIFLGGNPYLTRLACYHIDRGNCTLETILANSIKEESNIFADHLKRLLSHLQYLKGNLAAIFAKVVMAEKDIEIDIMAAFHLESLGLIHRQGKFCRVSCPLYRQYFGQYFRQRSVFLPQKTSILAKKITLAHFDTSEKSRYAI; this is translated from the coding sequence ATGGAAAAACCAGAAAAACAGCGCCGCAGACGCGGGGTTGTCCTTACCCCCACGGGACTAGAAAAATTACTTACTGCCAAACAAGAAGCGGAGTATCGGGATAATCGCGGTCATCGTTTCACCCTAGAAGTCCTCAGCGAGAAAACTCTTTTAGGGGTAGATACTCTGATGAAGGTATTTGCTTGTGAATCGGGAGTGGATAAACAAACCCTGAAACATTGTTTTCAAGCCTTTAATTTAACTTTAGAAAATAGCGATTATTATCGTCCTAACTTACTAGAAACTAATACTATTAATCCTCAACTATTGCCTGAGTTACCAGAGGGACAAGTCCCCCTCGATTCCCTCTTGTATATCAACAGAAACAATCTAGAACAGACTTGTTATCAAGAGATCTTGCGCGGGGGTAGTCTGATCCGGATTAACGCGGCCAGAAAAATGGGAAAAACTTCCCTGATAACCAGAATTATTAATCATGCACAACAACAGCAATACCATACACTTTATTTTAGTTTTCGGTTAGCAGAAAGCTCAATTTTTCAAGATTTAAATCACTGGATGCGTTGGCTTTGCGTTAGTATTAGTCGCCAGTTAGATTTAGACAATCATCTCCCACAGGATTGGGATGAATTCTTGGGGGGTAAAATTAACTGTAAAATCTATCTAGAAAAGCATATTCTCTCCCATCTCGATCATCCTTTAGTGCTTGCCTTTGATGATCTTGAATATCTTTTATCCTATCCACAGCTAGGGGAAGAATTTTTTAGTATTCTCCACCTCTGGCACGAGGAAGGCAAAAACAAACCTCTCTGGCAAAAATTACGTTTAATTGTCGCCTATTCCCCTGCACAGGAGCTTGATAAAACCTCAGATACCTATCAATCTCCTTTTAGTCTTGGTTTACCGATCGAATTGCCTAATTTTACCAGCGCACAAGTACGAGAATTAAGCCAAAGACAGGGATTAGATCAGAATTTTGACTCCGAAAAATTACGGATATTTCTAGGGGGTAATCCCTATTTAACTCGTCTTGCTTGCTATCATATTGATCGGGGCAATTGTACCCTAGAAACCATTCTCGCTAATTCGATTAAGGAGGAAAGTAATATTTTTGCAGATCATCTTAAACGTTTACTTTCACATCTGCAATACTTAAAGGGCAATTTAGCGGCTATCTTTGCTAAGGTGGTGATGGCGGAAAAAGACATAGAAATTGATATAATGGCGGCTTTTCACCTAGAAAGTCTCGGACTGATTCACCGACAAGGTAAGTTTTGCCGAGTCAGTTGTCCTCTCTACCGTCAATATTTTGGCCAATATTTCCGGCAACGTTCTGTTTTTTTGCCTCAAAAAACTTCTATCCTCGCCAAAAAAATTACGCTTGCTCACTTTGATACTTCCGAAAAAAGTCGCTATGCCATCTAG
- a CDS encoding YkgJ family cysteine cluster protein, with protein sequence MANWKCIKNCGACCQLNPDERPDLEEYLTPAQLTQYLSMVGEEGWCINFDRQTRLCTIYDQRPEFCRVQPDIFAKMYQIEPREFDRFAIDCCHQHIEDLYGEDSLEMNSYRQQVG encoded by the coding sequence ATGGCCAATTGGAAATGTATTAAAAATTGTGGAGCTTGTTGTCAACTAAATCCCGATGAGCGTCCTGACTTAGAAGAATATCTGACTCCCGCACAATTAACTCAATATCTCAGCATGGTGGGGGAAGAAGGTTGGTGTATAAACTTTGATCGCCAAACCCGTCTCTGTACCATTTATGACCAGAGACCAGAATTTTGTCGTGTTCAACCCGATATTTTTGCCAAAATGTATCAAATTGAACCGAGAGAATTCGATCGATTTGCGATCGATTGCTGTCATCAACACATTGAGGATCTTTATGGGGAAGATAGCCTAGAAATGAATAGCTATCGTCAGCAAGTAGGCTAA
- a CDS encoding metal-binding protein, translated as MPSGRTHDRITLILLPPIAGASFLVSGSGKLTLLLLASYLFSGFLFGPDLDIHSVQYKRWGYLRWLWLPYRSMIRHRGWLSHGLLIGTIFRLFYFGSFLLLAAIVIIPILQSFWGIDWDWRLWPQQAIALWQQYPRVAIAIFLGLELGAMSHSCSDWIGSAYKRSRKVAQKPVKKKKR; from the coding sequence ATGCCCTCTGGTCGAACTCACGATCGCATTACCCTAATTCTGCTGCCACCGATTGCGGGGGCGAGTTTTTTGGTCAGTGGCAGTGGTAAATTAACCCTATTACTGTTGGCCAGTTATTTGTTTAGCGGATTCCTGTTTGGACCAGATCTTGACATCCACTCGGTACAGTACAAACGTTGGGGTTATCTGCGCTGGTTGTGGCTACCCTATCGTTCTATGATCCGTCATCGCGGTTGGTTATCCCACGGTTTATTGATCGGCACAATTTTTCGGTTATTTTACTTCGGTAGTTTTCTTTTACTAGCGGCGATCGTCATCATTCCGATCCTGCAAAGTTTCTGGGGTATAGACTGGGATTGGCGACTGTGGCCGCAGCAAGCGATCGCATTATGGCAACAGTATCCCCGGGTAGCGATCGCTATTTTCCTGGGTTTAGAATTAGGAGCGATGAGTCATAGTTGTAGTGATTGGATCGGATCTGCCTATAAACGTTCTCGAAAAGTGGCTCAAAAACCGGTAAAAAAGAAAAAACGTTAA
- a CDS encoding ArnT family glycosyltransferase gives MNKKSYRFDLMALIAIAVFFLGIVFWKVPLHYPYILNFDEAVALVLAYVTKQGYRLYEQVWHDHLSGLSLLLNSWLSLTGFTIHAARLMVLSLSTIMLGIFYLILRVNCGILASCLSVFILSTCLVYITLSTTMLRELPSLFFTILSIFIIFKALQSTGKLKYGLYLLSAIALVFSLQIKLSGITIIPTVALIIFLNQQNSFIKRIIDIVIWSVAVVLVFVLGSLTIFPFSYANIIKSHVSVAASFGEENLTLLTLLQSSLQHEPIYLIVTASAIIAMVFTRNIIPLLPPLIWLGSNLFRFATVAPIWPYYYIHLIIPAVWIIALFVEQLKITDSLGEFRQNRQITWVLMLKMLIFIPLSGQFLFNTLRIITNRDPAINAYVQFNKRYKPLLAEAVFEKFKNSDKLLLTDNPHYIYQYFLKTPPETAVITRKRFINQNLDGDFILEVIEKRQPDLVFLYRFEKEFMQSPKLKDYLEKNYIQFPDQQEKGTLFISPKTWQEYQSKAD, from the coding sequence ATGAATAAGAAATCTTATCGTTTTGATTTAATGGCATTAATTGCCATTGCTGTTTTTTTTCTGGGGATTGTTTTCTGGAAAGTCCCGCTTCATTATCCCTATATCCTTAATTTTGATGAAGCGGTGGCCCTGGTACTTGCCTACGTCACCAAACAAGGTTATCGTCTCTACGAACAAGTTTGGCACGATCATTTATCGGGTTTATCTCTTTTACTAAATAGTTGGTTAAGCTTGACAGGATTTACTATCCATGCGGCGCGCCTTATGGTGCTTTCTTTGTCCACAATTATGTTAGGAATTTTTTATCTAATTCTGAGAGTTAATTGCGGAATATTGGCCTCTTGTTTATCGGTATTTATTCTCTCAACCTGTCTAGTGTATATTACCCTTTCAACCACAATGTTGCGGGAGTTACCCTCACTTTTTTTTACAATCTTAAGTATTTTTATCATCTTTAAAGCCCTTCAATCCACGGGTAAGCTTAAGTATGGGCTGTATTTACTCAGTGCCATTGCTTTGGTTTTTTCCCTGCAAATTAAACTTTCGGGCATTACTATTATCCCAACTGTAGCTTTAATTATTTTTCTCAATCAACAGAATAGTTTTATTAAAAGAATCATTGATATTGTTATTTGGTCAGTCGCTGTTGTTTTAGTCTTTGTCTTGGGTTCCCTGACTATTTTTCCTTTTTCCTACGCAAATATCATTAAATCTCATGTCAGTGTTGCCGCTAGTTTCGGTGAAGAAAATCTCACCTTATTGACTCTCTTACAAAGCTCCCTACAGCACGAACCAATTTATCTAATCGTGACAGCGAGCGCTATTATAGCGATGGTTTTTACTCGCAATATAATACCACTTTTACCGCCCTTGATCTGGTTGGGTTCTAATCTGTTCAGATTTGCCACAGTCGCCCCAATTTGGCCCTATTATTATATCCATTTAATTATTCCCGCCGTTTGGATAATTGCCTTGTTTGTCGAACAGTTAAAAATTACTGATAGCCTCGGAGAATTTAGGCAAAATCGCCAAATAACTTGGGTATTAATGCTTAAAATGCTGATTTTTATTCCCCTGTCTGGTCAATTTCTCTTTAATACCTTGAGAATAATCACCAATCGTGATCCGGCAATTAATGCCTACGTTCAATTTAATAAAAGGTATAAACCTCTTTTAGCAGAAGCTGTGTTTGAAAAATTTAAAAACTCCGATAAACTTCTGTTAACCGACAATCCTCACTACATATATCAATATTTCTTGAAAACACCCCCAGAAACTGCTGTCATCACCAGAAAGAGATTTATCAATCAGAATCTTGATGGGGATTTTATCCTAGAAGTTATTGAAAAAAGACAGCCAGATTTGGTTTTCCTCTATCGATTTGAAAAGGAATTTATGCAATCACCAAAACTCAAGGATTATCTAGAGAAAAACTATATCCAGTTTCCCGACCAGCAAGAAAAAGGAACTCTCTTTATTAGTCCCAAAACTTGGCAAGAATATCAAAGTAAGGCCGATTAG